The sequence AATATCTGAGCCCTCTTAGTTTCTCATAATAAAACCAAAAGCCACCTATAGAAGGTGGCTTAATGGTATCTTATAATCAGATCTCCTGAAAAAAATTTCAATTACACTGGTTTAGTGACAGGAACACATCCGCAAACACAATCCCAAATATCCATATCCGGATTACATTCATAAATAGAATCACATCTGTAGATATATCCCACTCTGCAATAAGTTGGACCTGCACCCTTGATTGATTTCATACTGTCTCTTGTGATTTTCTTAAGGTTTTTCATAGTTATTTATTAGTTTGTTAGTTTTATAGAACATCTAGTTCTTATTTCCAAATATAACTAAATAAAACTAATTTCAAAATATTAATATATTTTATTACTAACAAAGATGGCTTTTGTATTATTGAGCAACTGGTGTTTTTGTTGGTATTGGCATTTCTTTCTTTAAATGACTTAAAAAACTTTATTCCAGATACGAGCGAGATGTCTAGTT is a genomic window of Chryseobacterium nakagawai containing:
- a CDS encoding bacteriocin-like protein, with protein sequence MKNLKKITRDSMKSIKGAGPTYCRVGYIYRCDSIYECNPDMDIWDCVCGCVPVTKPV